In the Podospora pseudocomata strain CBS 415.72m chromosome 5, whole genome shotgun sequence genome, one interval contains:
- a CDS encoding hypothetical protein (COG:E; EggNog:ENOG503NWAI): MAATTPAVQTRQKKPLIVNAFVEMCSGHQSPGLWRHPDDESWKFNDLDHWVELAKLLEKAKFHGIFIADVLGGYDVYKNSLDPAVISGAQWPVNEPLSVVPAMAAATKNIGFGVTISTTYEQPYHLARRLATVDHLTKGRLGWNVVTSYLDSAARNIHGKATQLAHDDRYAQAEEYMKVMYKLFQSSWRDDAVILDRERGIYTDPALVREINHKGKFFDVPGPAITQPSPQRTPLLLQAGTSRAGKIFAAQHAEAIFTSAHSPAVCAKSITEIRELARTEFGRDGNKIKVLALVTPILGRTEEEAQAKHAEYRKYASTEGALALFGGWTGIDLDQYGDDEELREVESNAVKSTVTGYAKFSPQNSKWTKHTVAEHVAIGGNGPIIVGTPEQVADGLERWVEEGGVDGFNFAYALFPQSFKDIIELLLPELRKRGLFWDDYAVPGGTYRENFYGEPGQKHPLPEHVAAKFQWRAGVPAEEHQIPE, translated from the exons ATGGCTGCTACTACCCCAGCTGTTCAGACCAGGCAAAAAAAGCCACTCATCGTCAATGCATTCGTTGAAATGT GCAGTGGGCACCAGTCCCCAGGACTTTGGCGGCACCCTGACGATGAGTCTTGGAAGTTCAATGATCTTGACCATTGGGTTGAGCTTGCCAAGTTGCTAGAGAAGGCCAAGTTCCACGGCATTTTCATTGCTGATGTTTTGG GGGGTTATGATGTTTACAAAAATTCTCTGGACCCTGCTGTCATCAGCGGCGCTCAGTGGCCAGTGAACGAGCCTCTCTCCGTGGTGCCagccatggcggcggcgaccaAGAACATTGGTTTCGGCGTCACCATTTCCACCACCTACGAACAGCCGTACCATCTTGCCAGACGGCTTGCCACAGTCGACCATCTCACCAAGGGAAG acTCGGCTGGAACGTCGTAACCTCCTACCTCGACTCCGCCGCTCGCAACATCCACGGCAAGGCCACCCAGCTCGCCCACGACGACCGCTACGCCCAGGCGGAGGAGTATATGAAGGTCATGTACAAGCTCTTCCAGTCCTCCTGGCGCGACGACGCCGTCATCCTCGACCGCGAGAGGGGCATCTACACCGACCCTGCCCTCGTCAGAGAGATCAACCACAAGGGCAAATTCTTCGACGTCCCCGGTCCCGCcatcacccaaccctccccccagcgcACCCCCTTGCTCCTCCAAGCCGGCACCTCCCGCGCCGGCAAGATCTTCGCCGCTCAGCACGCCGAagccatcttcacctccgcTCACTCCCCGGCCGTCTGTGCCAAGAGCATCACCGAGATCCGTGAGCTAGCTCGTACTGAGTTCGGCAGAGACGGGAACAAGATCAAGGTTCTGGCTTTGGTCACCCCGATTCTGGGAAggacagaagaggaggcgcAGGCTAAACATGCCGAGTACCGCAAGTACGCCTCGACCGAGGGTGCCCTGGCTTTGTTTGGCGGTTGGACAGGCATCGATCTTGATCAGTAcggtgacgatgaggagctgAGAGAGGTCGAGAGCAACGCTGTCAAGTCTACTGTCACTGGGTACGCCAAGTTTTCGCCGCAAAACTCCAAGTGGACGAAGCACACTGTTGCTGAGCATGTTGCTATTGGTGGGAACGGGCCGATCATTGTTGGTACGCCCGAGCAGGTCGCCGATGGattggagaggtgggtggaggagggtggggtggACGGGTTTAACTTT GCTTACGCTCTCTTCCCGCAATCCTTCAAGGATATCATCGAGCTGCTTCTCCCAGAGCTGCGGAAGCGTGGTCTTTTCTGGGATGACTACGCCGTCCCAGGCGGCACATATCGCGAGAACTTCTACGGTGAGCCGGGACAGAAGCACCCACTACCTGAGCACGTTGCTGCCAAGTTCCAGTGGAGGGCTGGCGTCCCAGCGGAGGAGCACCAGATTCCAGAATAA
- a CDS encoding hypothetical protein (EggNog:ENOG503NWXD; COG:G), with product MSTPGPPATEKPINTPEDSEDQNADPKKITYPEGGFKAWSVAFGSWCAMTCGMGLVNSVGMFQALVATTVLPTYSNQAIGWIFGIFVFVSYFCGVQIGPVFDRHGPQGLMALGTVCLLVGIFTTAQCTEYYQFILAFSILTGTGCSLLFTPAIGAISHWFDKRRGTASGFAFVGSALGGVMWPLMMQSLVPKVGWAWAMRIVGFVLLVLCVASVLLCRSRLEIRQAKASSTWRDMLPNPRMFLDGTGAMAFTTAGVFFIEWAYFVPVSYIPSYYLARQGLAEDADAGGDAAFAYQLLAIINGASCIGRYLPGYIADKAGRYNTMVVSIAICLVSVACFWLPDALGQDGGGGAGLITGFAVLFGLVSGSNITLVPICLGQLCETHDYGRYYATSYTFASLACLTGIPIAGGLVDMGGETDRRAYWRPLVFAIASYVGAFGCFFWVRVRVKGWDWRVKW from the coding sequence ATGAGCACTCCAGGGCCTCCTGCGACTGAGAAACCCATCAACACACCAGAAGACTCGGAAGATCAAAATGCCGACCCCAAGAAAATCACCTACCCCGAAGGCGGCTTCAAAGCCTGGAGCGTGGCCTTTGGTTCATGGTGTGCCATGACTTGTGGCATGGGACTCGTCAACTCAGTCGGCATGTTCCAGGCCCTCGTCGCAACGACTGTACTGCCGACTTACTCCAACCAAGCCATCGGGTGGATCTTTGGCATCTTTGTTTTTGTCTCCTATTTCTGCGGCGTGCAGATCGGCCCCGTCTTCGACCGACACGGTCCCCAGGGACTGATGGCTCTTGGGACTGTCTGTCTGCTTGTCGGCATCTTTACCACCGCTCAGTGCACCGAGTATTACCAGTTCATCCTtgccttctccatcctcaccggcACTGGGTGTTCCCTTCTCTTCACACCTGCTATCGGGGCCATTTCACATTGGTTTGACAAGCGGCGAGGGACAGCCAGTGGGTTTGCCTTTGTGGGGAGCGCACTGGGGGGTGTCATGTGGCCCTTGATGATGCAATCACTGGTGCCCAAGGTCGGATGGGCATGGGCCATGAGAATTGTCGGTTTCGTGCTGCTCGTACTTTGCGTTGCCAGTGTGCTCCTTTGTCGAAGTCGTCTTGAGATCAGACAGGCCAAGGCATCCTCTACGTGGCGAGATATGCTGCCCAACCCACGCATGTTTCTTGATGGTACAGGAGCGATGGCATTTACGACTGCTGGGGTTTTCTTCATCGAGTGGGCGTACTTTGTCCCGGTGTCATACATACCAAGCTATTATCTCGCTCGTCAGGGGCTGGCCGAGGATGCTGACGCTGGAGGCGATGCAGCATTCGCGTACCAGCTTcttgccatcatcaatgGGGCCTCTTGTATTGGGCGATATCTGCCTGGGTACATCGCCGACAAAGCAGGTCGCTACAACACGATGGTTGTGTCCATTGCTATCTGCCTCGTGTCTGTCGCCTGCTTCTGGCTTCCCGATGCGCtcggccaagatggaggtggtggtgctggactGATAACGGGGTTTGCAGTCTTGTTTGGTCTTGTCAGTGGCTCCAACATCACGTTGGTGCCCATCTGTTTGGGCCAGTTGTGCGAGACGCATGATTATGGTCGGTATTACGCCACTTCCTACACCTTTGCCAGCCTGGCATGTTTGACAGGAATACCTATCGCCGGCGGCCTGGTGGACATGGGAGGAGAGACGGATAGAAGGGCTTATTGGAGACCACTTGTGTTTGCTATTGCCAGTTATGTTGGCGCATTTGGGTGTTTCTTTTGGGTCCGAGTTCGAGTAAAAGGATGGGATTGGAGAGTGAAGTGGTGA
- a CDS encoding hypothetical protein (EggNog:ENOG501MZKR), giving the protein MAATTLPAFNTLVAESISQHSQIPPEQIIVLDNSDKYCPDGIKTDQSQDEEGESLAAIFGTMASLNKGALLDKNLCTGNGGHSFRSALLSATDELANLAQGRKVRYVELGPEPFKSSVIITHLISSGVQLSQYVGIDINPESELTMRAALEPIIGPDRFAYLVADFYKTSADDLPPLPGSDKEGETITVMTNLGFQEGNDLPSRLGPMLSRLTRPGDLLLSEMQVLPSSAPSSDASDSESDSDVSTTSITDSKLVEEFYHHPEMLKFSSLVGKKFDRNFDLSPQSSPNSSSEDVGGGGASSNDYEYIFRLVPLQLSNVGEVAVATTLVSLPIPGGKGKNYVLTNSCIKYTREQFARARETQGKFGVKGWRETGDGSVVFQIAERRH; this is encoded by the coding sequence ATGGCAGCTACCACTCTTCCTGCATTCAACACGCTCGTTGCTGAGTCTATCTCGCAACACAGTCAGATTCCACCTGAGCAaatcatcgtcctcgacaaCTCAGACAAATACTGCCCGGACGGTATCAAGACCGACCAATCTCaagacgaagaaggcgaaaGCCTAGCCGCCATTTTCGGCACCATGGCCAGTCTCAACAAGGGTGCTCTCCTGGACAAGAACCTCTGCACTGGCAACGGCGGCCACTCCTTCCGCTCCGCCCTCCTGAGCGCAACAGACGAgctcgccaacctcgcccaagGCCGCAAAGTTCGTTATGTCGAGCTCGGCCCAGAGCCATTCAAATCAagcgtcatcatcacccacctcaTCAGCTCGGGCGTTCAGCTCTCCCAGTACGTCGGCATCGACATCAACCCCGAGTCCGAACTCACCATGCGTGCTGCCCTCGAGCCCATCATCGGCCCCGATCGGTTTGCCTACCTCGTGGCCGACTTTTACAAGACCTCGGCCGACgacctcccacctctccccgGCTCTGACAAGGAAGGCGAGACCATCACAGTCATGACCAACCTCGGCTTTCAAGAAGGCAACGACCTACCCTCCCGTCTCGGGCCCATGCTCTCCCGCCTGACGCGTCCAGGCGACCTCTTGCTGTCAGAAATGCAAGTCTTGCCATCCTCCGCCCCATCATCAGACGCCTCCGACAGCGAAAGCGACAGCGAcgtcagcaccaccagcataACCGACTCCAAGCTAGTCGAGGAATTCTACCACCATCCCGAGATGCTCAAGTTTTCCTCCCTTGTCGGCAAGAAATTTGATCGGAACTTTGATCTCTCCCCCCAATCAAGTCCCAACTCCAGCTCggaggatgttggtggtggtggggcaaGCAGCAATGATTACGAGTACATTTTCCGGCTCGTCCCGCTTCAACTCTCGAatgtgggagaggtggctgTTGCGACAACGTTGGTGTCGCTGCCGATTccgggggggaaggggaagaattATGTGCTGACGAATAGCTGCATCAAGTACACGAGGGAGCAGTTTGCcagggcgagggagacgcAGGGGAAGTTTGGAGtcaaggggtggagggagacggGTGACGGGTCGGTTGTTTTTCAGATTGCGGAGAGACGTCACTGA
- the CWH43 gene encoding Protein cwh43 (EggNog:ENOG503NVQ6; COG:T; BUSCO:EOG092605KN): MASSSSSRSYKDKDAGVVLSFNGQWVSWSHTVAASLAFLSALVIGSALHYHKIVQNEWYGYPQEWFPSVSATIGDRYPERSIFMLFIAITSGPRFALVGLWYLLTAKPGRTLPKLIGWSGIIRTLTCGGWTYITSTDDHDWHDILMISYIVFTIPWTTGCIALSPPNAKAIKYRKYIAGAFFGTLVPLVYFFIQHKVHRVAGAYTIYAFFEWALIVLDVSFDAVTALDFDSLEITIRDVKGASKGVNHSSVPTAVLEKEKEQATGGVYSAGFRFGEFLDIAADVYHGFVFWSILTSLGVVIWYFPLWHMGISGYEALVMTTISPFLLAIRPLRSFIVSNQRITHLLSLAGLLAYLVKDPVYRLFTVGFGVSMGCLSWAATWYSDSVQPTRLEARILAWTIGLLMSSVAKFAWYTNNPIWPIMHAENGGWNATGLFLAILAALRFTRRGPHQGGNTTEKKSGSSVLSAIGIGGLFFGLHSLLSDTSTMILWVWDGYPIRGPVSNVHGWYTIAATTAGILIGVLRPGFATSWTAYGLGCIGAAYLTLYEQWRGYYGGLTLAAYLMAIAVPMIGNAAKKSPAATFGLGFLIYNFLVLFHVWVVAYAFVPGGPLVREHTDWIMITMMLALGIGLFDLISQQAKNNSSSKKKVGVIRPVNTHHRKYHFGVLGVLNLLFLSANFLRFPTNDYKPYHAKDRLFTAGIWTIHFSLDNDMWSSEYRMRDLIKEMEVDVIGLLESDLQRVIMGNRDTTQFLAEDLGMYVDYGPGPNKHTWGAALLSKFPIVNSTHHLLPSPVGELAPAIHATLDVYGTLVDVFVFHSGQEEDPEDRRLQSEYLSKLMGSTNRPSVLLSYLVTEPLKGNYNTYVSDESGMHDVDKTDWDRWCEYILFKGLRRTGYARVSRSTITDTELQVAKFVVPNSEEDSKFAWGVPEDVRDRRVEEHEVPEGWRFPRIFRGEGVRGHRYHVFDEPRYYNF; encoded by the exons atggcgtcgtcgtcgtcgtcccgctcctacaaggacaaggacgcAGGCGTCGTCCTGTCTTTTAATGGCCAGTGGGTGAGCTGGTCGCACACTGTCGCTGCCTCCT TGGCTTTCTTGAGCGCCCTCGTCATTGGGTCTGCTCTTCACTACCACAAGATTGTCCAGAACGAGTGGTACGGCTATCCGCAAGAATGGTTCCCTTCTGTGTCGGCCACCATTGGTGACCGTTATCCTGAACGGTCCATCTTCATGCTGTTCATTGCCATTACCTCCG GTCCTCGATTTGCTCTCGTCGGGTTATGGTATCTGTTGACCGCGAAGCCCGGCCGAACGCTACCGAAGCTGATCGGATGGTCCGGCATCATCCGAACTCTCACATGCGGCGGGTGGACCTACATCACGTCTACCGACGACCATGACTGGCACGATATTCTTATGATCTCGTACATTGTCTTTACGATTCCGTGGACAACCGGCTGCATTGCGCTCAGTCCCCCGAATGCCAAAGCGATCAAGTACAGGAAATACATTGCGGGCGCTTTCTTCGGTACTCTGGTGCCGTTGGTGTACTTTTTCATCCAACACAAGGTTCACCGTGTTGCGGGAG CGTACACCATCTACGCTTTCTTCGAATGGGCCTTGATTGTCCTCGATGTGTCCTTTGACGCCGTGACTGCTCTGGACTTTGACTCGCTCGAGATCACAATCCGGGATGTGAAGGGCGCGAGCAAGGG AGTCAACCATTCTTCTGTGCCCACTGCTGTGCTTGAAAAGGA GAAGGAACAGGCCACTGGTGGTGTCTATTCTGCCGGATTCCGCTTTGGCGAGTTCCTCGACATTGCAGCTGATGTTTACCATGGC TTTGTGTTCTGGtccatcttgaccagcttgGGTGTGGTCATCTGGT ACTTTCCCTTGTGGCACATGGGCATCTCCGGCTATGAGGCCCTCGTCATGACCACTATTTCGCCTTTCCTGCTTGCCATCAGGCCGTTGCGCTCTTTCATCGTTAGCAACCAGCGCATTACTCACCTTCTGTCACTCGCTGGTCTTCTCGCCTATCTGGTCAAGGACCCTGTTTACCGGCTCTTTACTGTTGGCTTTGGCGTCTCCATGGGTTGTCTCAGCTGGGCTGCTACCTGGTATTCGGACTCTGTGCAGCCCACCAGACTTGAGGCTCGCATCCTTGCGTGGACCATTGGTCTGCTCATGTCGTCTGTTGCCAAGTTTGCTTGGTACACAAACAATCCCATCTGGCCCATCATGCATGCTGAGAACGGTGGCTGGAACGCCACTGGTCTCTTCCTTGCTATTCTTGCCGCCCTGAGGTTCACTCGACGTGGCCCTCACCAGGGTGGCAACACGaccgagaagaagagtgGATCGTCTGTTCTGTCTGCTATCGGAATTGGCGGTCTGTTCTTCGGTCTGCATTCCCTTCTCTCTGACACCAGCACCATGATCCtctgggtttgggatggttATCCGATCCGAGGACCTGTTTCCAATGTCCATGGCTGGTACACAATCGCTGCCACGACTGCTGGTATTCTCATCGGCGTCCTCCGACCTGGTTTTGCCACGAGCTGGACTGCATACGGTCTGGGCTGCATTGGTGCTGCCTACCTTACTCTCTATGAGCAATGGCGTGGTTACTACGGTGGCTTGACTTTGGCTGCCTACCTCATGGCCATCGCTGTTCCCATGATTGGCAACGCTGCCAAGAAGAGCCCTGCGGCCACTTTTGGTCTCGGCTTCCTCATCTACAATTTCTTGGTTCTCTTCCACGTCTGGGTTGTCGCCTATGCCTTTGTGCCTGGTGGCCCGCTGGTTCGGGAGCATACTGACTGGATCATGATCACCATGATGCTGGCACTCGGCATTGGGCTCTTTGATCTCATTTCCCAACAGGCCaaaaacaacagcagcagcaagaaaaagGTTGGTGTCATCCGTCCTGTCAACACTCACCACAGGAAGTATCATTTTGGCGTTCTTGGTGTTCTCAACCTCTTgttcctctccgccaactTCCTGCGCTTCCCTACCAACGACTACAAGCCTTACCATGCCAAGGACCGCCTTTTCACGGCTGGCATCTGGACGATTCACTTCTCTCTCGACAACGACATGTGGTCTTCCGAGTATCGCATGCGCGATCTTatcaaggagatggaggttgatgtgATTGGTTTGTTGGAGTCTGATCTGCAGCGCGTCATCATGGGCAACCGTGACACCACTCAGTTCCTTGCTGAAGACCTTGGAATGTACGTCGACTATGGTCCAGGTCCCAACAAGCACACCTGGGGCGCGGCTCTGTTGTCCAAGTTCCCCATTGTCAACTcaacccatcacctccttcccagCCCGGTCGGCGAGCTGGCTCCTGCCATTCACGCCACTCTTGACGTCTACGGAACCCTCGTCGACGTCTTTGTCTTCCACTCTGGCCAGGAAGAGGACCCCGAGGACCGTCGTCTCCAGTCAGAGTATCTCTCCAAGCTCATGGGCAGCACCAACCGCCCCAGCGTTTTGTTGTCTTACCTCGTTACGGAGCCCCTCAAGGGCAATTACAACACGTATGTCTCCGACGAGAGCGGCATGCACGACGTGGACAAGACGGACTGGGACCGCTGGTGCGAGTACATTTTGTTCAAGGGTCTCCGGAGGACGGGTTATGCCCGTGTGAGCAggagcaccatcaccgatACCGAGTTGCAGGTGGCCAAGTTTGTGGTTCCCAACTCGGAGGAGGACAGCAAGTTTGCTTGGGGTGTGCCGGAGGATGTAAGGGATAgacgggtggaggagcatgaGGTGCCAGAGGGGTGGAGGTTCCCGAGGATATTtagaggggagggagttAGGGGGCACCGGTATCATGTGTTTGATGAGCCGAGGTACTATAACTTTTAA
- the UTP6 gene encoding U3 snoRNP protein (COG:S; EggNog:ENOG503NYHC) yields the protein MGGAAEKARFYLERAAPELREFEEKEIFTKEEIRSLVVKRSDYEHLILSPGTKPTDFLSYISWETSLDRLRAKRCARLKIRNSSSHASQARTFNIFERAVNKHPGSLQLWFAYLDFAASVKATKRWNRIATRAIRLHPSESSLWALAGRRAAKAGDMEKARAHYLRGCRFCTTEPDLWVDYARCEMEWLQKIEAKKAGKGVRKGVNPVEAIKDTETLQEGDVIEFDEEDSEDEDMDGELMLPDPDAEGADGKPKKKKVMTEEETRKIEQSPALSGAIPMAIFDIARKQQFFGARAAEMFVDMFAQFGGVSSQERIVGHVLGAMQELYPGHACTVSCWIRQPVVGVNALSVEFPKALREVLARLKKGLEETNDKKALVEKMVSWFDGVLAVEGLDEGIKMVLQHTKGSLEQQVAN from the exons ATGGGTGGCGCCGCAGAAAAGGCCCGCTTCTACCTCGAGCGAGCAGCTCCCGAGCTCCGCGAGtttgaagaaaaagagatcTTCACCAAG GAGGAAATCCGCTCCCTCGTCGTCAAACGCTCCGACTACGAGcatctcatcctctcccctGGTACCAAACCAACCGACTTCCTCTCCTACATCTCCTGGGAAACCTCCCTCGACCGCCTCCGCGCCAAACGCTGCGCCCGCCTCAAAATCcgcaactcctcctcccacgcctcccAGGCACGCACCTTCAACATTTTCGAGCGCGCCGTCAACAAGCACCCGGGCTCCCTGCAGCTCTGGTTCGCCTACCTCGACTTCGCCGCCAGCGTCAAGGCCACAAAACGATGGAACCGCATCGCTACCCGTGCCATCCGCCTTCACCCGTCCGAGTCATCTCTTTGGGCTCTGGCTGGCCGTAGAGCCGCCAAGGCGGGGGATATGGAAAAAGCCCGGGCGCATTACTTGAGAGGGTGCCGGTTTTGCACCACGGAGCCAGACCTTTGGGTGGACTACGCCAGGTGTGAGATGGAGTGGCTGCAGAAGATtgaggcgaagaaggctgggaagggggttagAAAGGGGGTTAATCCTGTCGAGGCGATCAAGGACACGGAAACGCTGCAAGAGGGGGATGTTATCGAatttgacgaggaggatagcgaggatgaggacatGGACGGCGAGTTGATGCTTCCTGATCCGGATGCCGAGGGTGCGGATGGgaagccaaagaagaagaaggtcatgACAGAGGAGGAGACCAGGAAGATTGAGCAGAGCCCTGCGCTGAGTGGAGCGATACCAATGGCCATCTTCGACATAGCACGGAAGCAACAGTTCTTCGGGGCGAGGGCGGCCGAGATGTTTGTCGACATGTTTGCGCAATTTGGCGGGGTGTCATCGCAGGAGAGGATTGTGGGGCATGTGCTGGGTGCGATGCAGGAGCTGTATCCTGGCCATGCTTGCACTGTCAGCTGCTGGATTAGACAGCCGGTTGTGGGTGTGAACGCGTTGAGTGTGGAGTTCCCCAAGGCGCTCAGGGAAGTGCTGgcgaggctgaagaagggTCTGGAAGAGACAAACGACAAGAAGGCATTGGTAGAAAAGATGGTGAGCTGGTTCGACGGGGTTTTGGCCGTCGAGGGATTGGACGAGGGGATTAAGATGGTGTTGCAGCACACAAAGGGGTCGTTGGAACAGCAGGTTGCGAATTGA
- a CDS encoding hypothetical protein (EggNog:ENOG503P2G8; COG:S), whose amino-acid sequence MVPKGWATSRVACAPWWLSLAWQGPGLSQRPCKFPIRSDRPPSSHTTKVNISGFEAVRFASAASKMPKRKSTHAEEPAVAVPEPRRRSMRLQRTEDETESKAVKNEKASKAAIKTEEDEPSTKKTRTSKQETEPVVNKSSPPAKKATKKAVKREEVEEASSSPAPDESEEKNYWLLKAEPESRYENGVDVKFSIDDLAAKTEPEPWDGIRNYAARNNLRAMKKGDLAFFYHSNCKEPGIVGTMEIVKEHSPDLSAHDPKAPYYDPKSKPSDPKWSVVHVKFHEKFNKPITLKELRELGAPGGPLDKMQMIKQSRLSVSKVSASEWKFLMAIAERSFGP is encoded by the exons ATGGTTCCAAAGGGCTGGGCAACGTCGCGTGTCGCGTGCGCTCCCTGGTGGCTATCCTTGGCTTGGCAGGGGCCTGGTCTCTCTCAACGACCATGTAAATTTCCAATCAGATCTGACCGTCCCCCTTCATCACATACAACCAAAGTGAATATTTCAGGTTTTGAAGCCGTCCGGTTTGCGTCAGCAGCATCCAAAATGCCAAAGAGAAAGTCTACCCATGCTGAAGAGCCAGCCGTGGCAGTTCCTGAGCCGCGCCGGCGTTCAATGCGTCTGCAAAGGACGGAGGATGAGACTGAGTCCAAAGCTGTGAAGAATGAGAAGGCCTCAAAGGCAGCTATCAAAACTGAAGAG GACGAGCCATCCACCAAGAAAACAAGGACCTCAAAACAGGAAACAGAGCCTGTGGTTAATAagtcctcaccaccagccaaaaaAGCAACCAAAAAGGCCGTCaaaagggaggaggttgaagaagcttCATCCTCTCCTGCCCCGGATGAGTCCGAAGAAAAAAACTATTGGCTTCTCAAAGCCGAGCCCGAGTCTCGGTATGAGAACGGTGTTGATGTCAAATTTTCGATTGACGACCTGGCGGCCAAGACAGAGCCAGAGCCGTGGGATG GCATCCGCAATTACGCTGCCCGCAACAACCTTCGAGCCATGAAGAAGGGTGACTTGGCCTTCTTTTACCACTCCAACTGCAAGGAGCCTGGGATCGTGGGGACGATGGAGATTGTAAAGGAGCACTCGCCTGATC TGTCTGCTCACGACCCCAAAGCGCCATACTACGACCCAAAGTCCAAGCCCTCCGACCCCAAATGGAGCGTTGTTCACGTCAAATTCCACGAAAAGTTCAACAAGCCGATTACGCTGAAAGAACTCAGGGAACTGGGCGCGCCCGGGGGGCCTTTGGACAAGATGCAAATGATCAAGCAGTCGAGGCTGAGCGTCAGCAAGGTCTCGGCTTCCGAGTGGAAGTTTCTCATGGCGATTGCCGAGAGAAG CTTCGGACCCTGA